A genomic segment from Nicotiana tabacum cultivar K326 chromosome 9, ASM71507v2, whole genome shotgun sequence encodes:
- the LOC107773707 gene encoding uncharacterized protein LOC107773707, which translates to MASSGTMNKIERAHLMYREGKYAEALGFYTDALSLTKTKSQKIALHSNRAACFLKLHDFKKAADECTLVLELDQKHTGALMLRAQTLVTLKEYHSALFDVNRLIELNPSSEMYQNLHSRLKTQLSLAPIPEAEVEFEEDENEDEEEQCTNKETNEGDVGKDDRDVMEASAGEAESGTVELTTEVGDAQTAEKSSEQQSTSWEAIPQPKGHSRLDYSRWDRVEDESSEDDHDDDDDDEEDSQPQFRLRFKTTGVRAVK; encoded by the exons ATGGCATCATCAGGTACCATGAACAAGATCGAGAGAGCACACCTGATGTACAGAGAAGGCAAATACGCGGAAGCCCTGGGTTTTTATACAGACGCGCTTTCTTTGACCAAGACCAAGTCCCAAAAGATCGCTCTCCACAGCAATCGCGCTGCTTGTTTCCTCAAACTTCACGATTTCAAAAAG GCAGCGGATGAATGTACATTGGTGCTTGAACTAGATCAGAAACACACAGGTGCGCTGATGTTGCGCGCTCAAACCTTAGTCACCCTCAAGGAGTACCATTCAGCACTTTTCGATGTCAATAGGCTGATTGAGTTGAATCCATCATCAGAAATGTATCAAAATCTTCATTCCCGTTTGAAGACACAactg TCACTTGCTCCAATACCTGAAGCTGAAGTAGAGTTCGAAGAAGATGAGAATGAAGATGAGGAAGAACAATGTACTAATAAAGAAACCAATGAAGGTGATGTAGGGAAAGACGACAGAGATGTCATGGAAGCAAGCGCAGGAGAAGCTGAGTCTGGAACTGTCGAACTGACAACTGAAGTTGGTGATGCTCAGACAGCTGAAAAATCATCTGAACAACAGTCCACTAGCTGGGAAGCAATTCCACAGCCAAAGGGACATTCACGGCTTGACTATTCTAGATGGGACAGGGTGGAAGATGAGTCTAGTGAAGATGACCATGACGATGACGATGACGATGAAGAGGATTCTCAGCCGCAATTTAGACTCCGCTTCAAGACTACTGGTGTGCGAGCTGTtaagtaa